The Alosa sapidissima isolate fAloSap1 chromosome 5, fAloSap1.pri, whole genome shotgun sequence genome has a window encoding:
- the cryabb gene encoding crystallin, alpha B, b isoform X2 gives MDVTIQQPWFRRFLPSFLPSRIFDQHFGEHISESDMLPPIPSLYYPRVAVPRWPSWLESGHSEMRMEKDRFTVSLDVKHFSPEELSVKINGDFIEIHAKHQERQDDHGFVSREFQRKYKLPGGVDPASITSSLSTDGVLTVIGPRKVSDVPERNIPITHDDKPAVQQK, from the exons ATGGACGTGACTATCCAACAGCCCTGGTTCCGCCGCTTCCTCCCCTCCTTCCTCCCCAGCCGTATCTTCGACCAGCACTTTGGGGAGCACATCAGCGAGAGCGACATGCTGCCGCCCATCCCCTCACTCTACTATCCCCGGGTCGCTGTCCCGCGCTGGCCCAGCTGGCTGGAGAGTGGACACTCTGAG ATGCGGATGGAGAAGGATCGCTTCACAGTTAGCCTTGATGTGAAGCACTTTTCCCCTGAGGAGCTGTCAGTGAAGATTAATGGAGATTTCATCGAGATCCATGCCAAACACCAAGAACGTCAG GACGATCATGGCTTCGTGTCACGGGAGTTCCAGAGGAAATACAAACTCCCAGGCGGGGTGGACCCAGCCAGTATCACCTCCTCCCTGTCCACAGACGGTGTCCTTACCGTAATCGGACCACGGAAGGTTTCCGATGTCCCAGAGCGGAACATCCCCATCACACATGATGACAAGCCTGCTGTGCAGCAGAAGTAG
- the cryabb gene encoding crystallin, alpha B, b isoform X1, with protein MDVTIQQPWFRRFLPSFLPSRIFDQHFGEHISESDMLPPIPSLYYPRVAVPRWPSWLESGHSEMRMEKDRFTVSLDVKHFSPEELSVKINGDFIEIHAKHQERQVDDHGFVSREFQRKYKLPGGVDPASITSSLSTDGVLTVIGPRKVSDVPERNIPITHDDKPAVQQK; from the exons ATGGACGTGACTATCCAACAGCCCTGGTTCCGCCGCTTCCTCCCCTCCTTCCTCCCCAGCCGTATCTTCGACCAGCACTTTGGGGAGCACATCAGCGAGAGCGACATGCTGCCGCCCATCCCCTCACTCTACTATCCCCGGGTCGCTGTCCCGCGCTGGCCCAGCTGGCTGGAGAGTGGACACTCTGAG ATGCGGATGGAGAAGGATCGCTTCACAGTTAGCCTTGATGTGAAGCACTTTTCCCCTGAGGAGCTGTCAGTGAAGATTAATGGAGATTTCATCGAGATCCATGCCAAACACCAAGAACGTCAGGTG GACGATCATGGCTTCGTGTCACGGGAGTTCCAGAGGAAATACAAACTCCCAGGCGGGGTGGACCCAGCCAGTATCACCTCCTCCCTGTCCACAGACGGTGTCCTTACCGTAATCGGACCACGGAAGGTTTCCGATGTCCCAGAGCGGAACATCCCCATCACACATGATGACAAGCCTGCTGTGCAGCAGAAGTAG
- the hspb2 gene encoding heat shock protein beta-2, which yields MAERTIPHAYPMSMEYEMSNPSRMYDQNFAEALTPQDLLTPVLYHGYYIRPRINKQLERGFSQVDCEDDWYRVLLDVCQFTPDELNVRTVDNLLEVSGRHSQRVDQHGFVSREFTRTYILPMGVDPLLVQVSVSHDGILCIEAPRKTEGIEPVVNQIQIKMDKKGSKSS from the exons ATGGCTGAGCGCACGATCCCTCATGCTTACCCCATGAGTATGGAGTATGAGATGAGCAACCCAAGCCGGATGTATGATCAGAACTTTGCTGAGG CCCTGACTCCTCAGGATCTTCTTACACCAGTGCTGTATCATGGCTACTACATCCGCCCACGCATCAACAAACAGCTCGAGCGAGGCTTCTCGCAGGTGGACTGCGAGGACGACTGGTATCGTGTGCTGCTGGACGTCTGCCAGTTCACGCCGGACGAGCTGAACGTGCGCACAGTGGACAACCTGCTGGAGGTTAGCGGGCGTCACTCACAGCGGGTCGACCAGCATGGCTTTGTCAGTAGGGAGTTCACACGCACATATATACTTCCCATGGGAGTGGACCCACTTCTTGTGCAAGTGTCAGTTTCGCATGATGGCATTCTGTGCATTGAAGCACCACGGAAAACAGAAGGCATCGAACCTGTGGTCAACCAGATCCAgataaaaatggacaaaaagggATCCAAGAGTTCCTAA
- the zgc:193711 gene encoding uncharacterized protein zgc:193711, giving the protein MGNKVTRTFDKWGVDTKKLKLRSKKRKDAQSTPPEQTADVHLYDTVPDEPVYAKVNKKKRQPEEELHYAEIQVLQSGQMASRGRQRPPPVSSTEYASLDFSTTPHTKAPVSASASSSSREAADILIPPGALQRPKSKSHKKRGHCAEDLNAVFV; this is encoded by the exons ATGGGAAATAAAGTAACAAGAACCTTCGATAA GTGGGGTGTTGATACAAAGAAGCTTAAGCTACGGAGTAAAAAGAGGAAAG ATGCACAGTCAACTCCTCCTGAGCAG ACAGCAGATGTCCATCTGTACGACACTGTGCCAGACGAGCCTGTTTATGCGAAGGTGAACAAGAAGAAACGACAGCCCGAGGAGGAGCTCCACTATGCTGAAATCCAAGTGTTGCAGTCAGGACAGATGGCcagcagagggagacagaggccACCTCCAGTCAGCAGCACTGAGTACGCCTCCTTAGACTTCAGCACCACACCGCACACAAAGGCCCCAGTGTCTGCCAGTGCCAGCTCCAGTTCCAGGGAAGCTGCAGATATTCTCATACCTCCTGGAGCTCTGCAGAGACCAAAATCCAAATCACACAAAAAGAGGGGTCACTGTGCTGAAGATTTGAACgctgtgtttgtttga